Proteins co-encoded in one Fusarium fujikuroi IMI 58289 draft genome, chromosome FFUJ_chr06 genomic window:
- a CDS encoding probable integral peroxisomal membrane protein, translating into MSSRDDASHGASPPSYEPQPSNTGAPPTFASFSPVTLSANTPSRSSRRSTILVHQKSPLLLATPPQITRALAYSHPFLLPLNTFAGLLTWSTGDPWQSFLLLCFFWAVVLYGDVVITWAGPVLVGVALIVGMYGRRYSPLSSSGWTDIRGQNAGTKGTNQNAGESSQQNGKANAGEKQSKHVRGNSEVTNTKHQKTLDEIVETLKQLTGRCNVLMEPLLDMTDFLSTQTTPTSATTRPALTVIFMRLLIITPVWIALTVPPWRVVTTRRVILVAGTIILTWHARVLRVSRAILWRSSTVRRLASAITGLQFDTPEQPFKKDLAKAAKKGQDRVAQQQESELTKALGKSSSFQTNHGRRNGNAKTAGVKFTFIIYENQRRWIGLGWTNNLFAYERAAWTDDHNNSVPAKDDFELPEVEDGSRMQWRWVPGTRWRVDGVSDEHGPVDYDGNEGKNGWIFYDNKWQNGQRGQDGWGRWTRRRKWYRDAELVEVDQPEDGQETEKELKESPSVTKLRSQPYNSSNETMVPTRAVPDQSHGEDISNDDASSKAADDSLSVHSTSSRSFFKSPLMRKRIADRSGADNKERTRRDSRASRTSSLYNDDDADALSAELALEIQKQGRPGGQWGIGDEARMSLE; encoded by the exons ATGTCTTCCCGTGATGATGCGTCTCACGGCGCATCACCTCCCTCGTACGAACCTCAACCTTCCAATACTGGTGCTCCTCCGACATTTGCATCTTTCTCCCCAGTAACGCTCTCCGCGAACACACCATCCCGATCGTCCCGAAGATCAACTATCCTCGTCCATCAAAAGAGCCCTCTGCTCCTCGCTACTCCTCCACAGATCACCCGCGCTCTCGCCTACAGCCACCCTTTCCTCCTCCCCTTGAATACATTCGCAGGCCTCCTCACCTGGAGCACCGGAGATCCTTGGCAGAGTTTCTTACtgttgtgcttcttctgggcgGTTGTTCTCTATGGCGATGTAGTAATAACGTGGGCCGGCCCCGTCTTGGTCGGAGTGGCACTCATCGTTGGCATGTACGGCCGGAGATACAGTCCCCTCAGTAGTAGTGGATGGACTGATATTCGAGGTCAGAATGCTGGCACCAAGGGAACAAATCAGAACGCCGGCGAGAGCAGCCAGCAGAATGGAAAGGCAAACGCCGGCGAGAAACAGTCGAAACATGTTAGGGGAAATTCCGAAGTtaccaacaccaaacatcAGAAGACGCTGGACGAGATCGTCGAGACTCTTAAACAGCTTACTGGAAGATGTAATGTTCTGATGGAACCTCTGCTCGACATGACGGATTTCCTAAGCACTCAGACGACCCCGACTAGTGCGACCACGCGCCCAGCGCTGACTGTCATCTTCATGCGACTGCTTATCATCACGCCTGTTTGGATTGCGCTTACTGTTCCGCCCTGGAGAGTCGTCACGACAAGGCGTGTAATACTAGTGGCTGgaaccatcatcttgacttgGCACGCAAGGGTTCTGCGAGTTTCGCGGGCCATTCTCTGGAGAAGCTCCACAGTTAGACGACTTGCATCCGCCATCACCGGGTTGCAGTTTGATACTCCCGAACAGCCGTTTAAAAAGGActtggccaaggctgctAAGAAAGGCCAGGACCGTGTTGCCCAACAGCAGGAATCAGAACTTACAAAAGCTCTTGGCAAGTCGTCGAGCTTCCAAACTAACCATGGAAGAAGGAATGGCAATGCGAAGACTGCGGGTGTCAAGTTCACCTTTATCATATATGAGAACCAAAGACGATGGATCGGTTTGGGATGGACGAATAATCTCTTTGCATATGAACGAGCGGCCTGGACAGACGACCATAACAACTCAGTTCCCGCCAAAGACGATTTTGAACTACCCGAGGTAGAAGACGGAAGTCGTATGCAGTGGCGATGGGTTCCTGGAACCCGTTGGcgtgttgatggtgtttctGATGAGCATGGCCCTGTCGACTATGACGGGAATGAGGGGAAGAATGGCTGGATCTTCTATGACAACAAG TGGCAAAATGGCCAGCGGGGTCAAGATGGATGGGGTCGCTGGACCCGACGAAGAAAGTGGTATCGCGATGCCGAGTTGGTCGAGGTGGACCAGCCGGAAGATGGCCAGGAGACCGAGAAGGAGCTTAAAGAATCCCCTTCGGTGACGAAACTCAGGTCTCAACCATACAATTCCAGCAACGAAACCATGGTTCCCACACGAGCTGTGCCCGACCAGAGTCATGGCGAAGACATCAGTAACGATGACGCGAGCTCCAAAGCAGCAGACGATTCCTTGTCAGTACACTCGACATCTTCCAGATCTTTCTTCAAGTCGCCCTTGATGCGTAAACGAATCGCTGACCGGTCCGGAGCGGATAACAAAGAGCGTACCAGAAGAGACAGTAGGGCTAGTAGGACGAGTAGTCTGTACAACGATGATGACGCCGATGCTCTAAGTGCTGAGTTGGCTCTTGAAATCCAGAAACAGGGTAGGCCCGGTGGACAATGGGGGATAGGCGACGAGGCACGAATGAGTCTCGAGTAA
- a CDS encoding probable homogentisate 1,2-dioxygenase: protein MPVTTFDLKEKYRYQNGFNCYLESEAVDGALPIGHNSPQKPPYGLYAEKLSGTAFTAPRHENKQTWLYRVLPSCAHPPYQEDKKSAGDTNKTLDGAEDGKLYYIPNQLRWDPFDHNESKDLDFVTGLRLVAGAGDPTLKEGLGMYIYAAGKSMDEKSAFYSADGDLLIVAQEGALDIRTEFGWLLVRPMEIAVIPRGVKYQVHLPSGPARGYALELYQGHFNLPELGPIGSNGLANARDFQSPVACFSEDFGATASEGSNKYTVSVKFNNNLFKTVQAHTPFDVVAWHGNYYPYKYDLGRFNTIGTISFDHPDPSIFTVLSAPTNTPGTAVADFVIFPPRWLVGEDTFRPPWYHRNTMSEFMGLIQGGYDAKKGGAGGFVPGGASLHNVMSGHGPDAESTEGARNAELKPAKVGTGSCAFMFESCLMVGVTQWGLRTCQKVQEGYNEESWGGVVNHWKMPEGLKVKPHTL from the exons ATGCCTGTCACAACCTTTgatctcaaggagaagtacaGATATCAGAATGGCTTCAACTGTTATTTAGA atctgaggctgttgatggtgcTTTGCCCATCGGTCACAATTCGCCCCAGAAGCCACCATACGGTCTATACGCGGAGAAGCTCTCTGGAACTGCCTTTACTGCACCGCGACACGAGAATAAGCAGACATGGCTATATCGCGTTCTACCATCCTGCGCACACCCTCCTTACCAAGAGGACAAAAAGTCAGCAGGCGATACTAACAAGACTCTCGACGGCGCCGAGGATGGAAAATTGTACTACATTCCTAACCAGCTCCGTTGGGACCCCTTTGACCACAATGAGTCCAAGGATCTAGACTTTGTCACTGGCTTGAGGCTCgttgctggtgctggagATCCTACACTCAAGGAGGGACTGGGCATGTATATCTATGCCGCTGGAAAGAGCATGGATGAGAAATCAGCATTCTACTCTGCCGACGGTGATCTTCTCATCGTCGCACAAGAGGGCGCTCTTGATATCCGCACCGAGTTCGGTTGGCTTCTTGTTCGACCTATGGAAATTGCTGTCATCCCCCGAGGCGTCAAGTACCAAGTCCATCTCCCCTCTGGCCCCGCTCGCGGTTATGCTCTTGAGCTTTATCAAGGTCACTTCAATCTCCCTGAGCTTGGTCCAATTGGCTCAAACGGTCTTGCCAATGCTCGTGACTTCCAGTCTCCGGTTGCTTGCTTCTCTGAAGACTTTGGAGCTACTGCTTCCGAGGGGTCTAACAAGTATACCGTTTCCGTCAAGTTCAACAATAACCTCTTCAAGACTGTGCAAGCTCACACTCCCTTCGATGTGGTGGCTTGGCATGGAAATTACTATCCTTACAAGTACGACCTCGGAcgcttcaacaccatcggcACTATCTCCTTCGATCATCCTGATCCATCGATCTTCACCGTTCTCTCAGCACCAACCAACACCCCTGGTACGGCAGTAGCCGACTTTGTAATCTTCCCACCACGCTGGCTCGTTGGTGAAGACACGTTCCGACCACCGTGGTATCACCGAAACACGATGAGCGAGTTCATGGGTCTGATCCAAGGTGGTTAcgatgccaagaagggcGGCGCAGGTGGTTTTGTCCCAGGTGGCGCAAGTCTTCACAACGTCATGAGCGGCCACGGCCCTGACGCAGAGAGCACAGAGGGTGCCAGGAACGCAGAGCTCAAGCCCGCCAAGGTTGGAACAGGAAGCTGTGCGTTTATGTTTGAGAGTTGCTTGATGGTTGGTGTAACGCAGTGGGGATTGAGAACGTGTCAGAAGGTCCAGGAGGGATATAACGAGGAGAGTTGGGGTGGTGTTGTTAATCATTGGAAGATGCCCGAAGGATTGAAGGTGAAGCCTCATACCCTGTAA
- a CDS encoding related to ankyrin 3 yields MSFTSPTEQFKAYQAFSPGSSSSKPPAQSFSSRVDFSDQSYDMPYFTGSDASVLNPQTNYGSTAPKPPVADVSRGFTPKQLADAPKTKSFDKKRLSSIPSTSKQAQPSQPLKAKIDYREFLESLEFPSTTESKISQGSGDLSSSQWLVQEALFIKWRTSNGLLWLRGSEGSGKSTLMKQALESCQGPSSIHLTYSFSPSGDEARTRLGLFKALLRQLVPQAPEVFKGIKERFDKIQSCLPPKQQVAWNAQELFDELTKVVPKILRTHSVSIYVDGLNYSEGGTAPKLVQDFSKLVEKSRIPTKDPTTTHRLRIIFSSTPYPMKDPFPRSCIQVDEKNGPSLKKHLEGLLSNIDLNTQLLVSTKAGSSFISARLIVNHIKLFGPGQSSLVQQPSPTPAPISFLLGAYFQDMAQQGSNGLLSLFKWCCLSSRPLSLPELRVALALDALPKVVSVEELSQTEYLTRYGSDESFQSWIKTTSWGLLEVVTVGGQKVVKPMHDSVSDFFITKGLDILSYKAQAASTTASPLQQAHHFIATCILRYLAILPKEPRWESMVHTDPALRLVGYAASWSYHITSAGLGKQEASKLLKVLGWPSDQTLNVLVKLGLGDLQGTLWTHLFAIYGHAYFLSVAIRKAGNDVIDVQDRQKRTPLHLAALHGHSTVSKQLLKSGAKTNGQAVSGDTALHFAVLQGHQSIIKYLLERDPNLINIADGQSHTPLFSAVFRGSSSAVKLLLDRRADLKALDTYGNSVLHHAVDIEKSSVIKLLLDSGLDVNRQNAQGRTPLHLAIVGDHSSAVKALLERRSRTDIADNLGRRALHEAVLSGSKACTQLLLKHRVAIDARDNDGQTALVYAIQGRHGSLLKLLLEGDTDINAMDKYGFTMTMVAVQASDEKLTRILLEKNPDLDRLSHEGHTVAFYAVFRGKAVSFLSEEEQSIASLLFRRYQKRYQVWHPEWKECKQEFMAKHGKKKDASSNVKSKAKLSKAKNAPLPSNKDAASKPRRSSKVPANVVSKTHSSVPKQPDEPKRLQEAQRPPKPAPQSEVAGKPQSQCQNQGRPQTTANTSAPLAPSNSVPKVSTGVQGNQMNTPSNSMAAPVKPGVQQARPVSSFAGYQPPWFPSGSESGSGLDAKAKEQSSKPAQAPYPGSPSSTSAPAKAPMVQRGSWDIYSSLASGSPAPAQTVQSQKAYVPYPGTPQTSPGASPASAQSFQTLQPVSAGRAQKTSSPTAPVPLSQFEKRYSVPSLNSWGQPGSGSSVSTSPASQNTPTQAYQAFVAASQRPNMSQQQINAPYQKPVNPLPSAKPLMPQVIRKPVGGQPIVPAEKPIQQSSFLRWQQPQAPSGAKSPPVPMQAQVGTTQSLPRKPHVPPQAPTSKSQAPPSTTQSTSGKNQSASGPSGPVPYLPNKAPASTGTSQPAPTKDQVHPLTAQAPPGKPQVQGHMPLRNPQAAPGVVQPQMAKPQGQAQTHPPSGKTAPIPSKSQAPPEATQTQVAKPRMQPQAQIGKPAPVPPKFQTPTGAAQPQTAKPQAQDGKAETQAHKMQGPPGTSQTASGKPQGQGDLPSQKPQVPTSKAPSQPTKPSIQSGTSAQKQPAVPKPSVVAPAKPFAAPIQTQKAIPDQRKPVPSHIGSSRGGAESPTSIPVQGTSGQKTHQYIDKNSTISPVPHYPEPFYRGQYGEQTQASTFTSTREFTNSYDPNTQLTGTSSMSSGKMAAAAGVGVLAGAAGGYFLSSEVREDHSNPSITDESSYIHMDAGMSQQSAYDSDGELETHVEFSDHSEEFSESENDANSINDSDSGGFLSDEEYELSDSEVSGGQASSDDEISDWEESDAESIHEVSDSDEIDLDSPYMSADFTDDEASEAEDLGACGLQAESDSDLNTDPGQVSAGEDSGSDEKESVNNESDDELEESVQSMGFQQHSYTNQHYQQQGYLNEQYQQAIPEEPEFEEYVQPDFQPQYQQQGYFNSQYQQQVAQQSDSEEDEPRGFHQQHQQQSYYYQHNQVAEQIESEEDEPQSFQTQQHQQQQGYYGGHLQNQGPEQSESEEEPYQQYQQQGYHRGQNHQQATQQYDSEGEEGQQAAQGSGNYDSNQEVESDQDVNNGYSSDEQGQQAASGQYIGGGWGNNYDSDY; encoded by the exons ATGAGCTTCACATCTCCCACTGAGCAGTTCAAAGCCTACCAGGCTTTCAGTCCtgggtcttcatcatcgaagcCGCCTGCTCAGTCTTTCTCCTCAAGAGTTGACTTTAGCGACCAATCATACGATATGCCTTACTTTACAGGTTCTGATGCTTCTGTACTCAACCCTCAGACAAACTATGGGAGCACTGCGCCGAAACCACCTGTCGCCGACGTTTCGCGAGGCTTTACACCGAAGCAATTAGCAGATGCTCCAAAGACAAAGAGTTTTGACAAGAAGAGACTCTCCAGCATTCCCAGTACTTCTAAACAAG CTCAGCCTTCGCAACCTCTAAAGGCCAAGATAGATTACAGGGAATTCCTGGAGAGCCTCGAGTTTCCCTCCACTACGGAGAGCAAGATTAGTCAAGGCTCTGGAGATCTTAGTTCAAGTCAATGGTtggttcaagaagctctcttcatcaaatGGAGGACTTCTAACGGGCTGCTTTGGCTGAGAGGTTCAGAAGGGAGTGGAAAGTCAACTTTGATGAAACAAGCTCTTGAATCATGCCAGGGCCCAAGTTCAATTCACCTGACCtattctttctctccctccGGAGACGAGGCAAGAACACGCCTAGGGCTATTCAAGGCCCTTCTACGCCAATTGGTCCCCCAGGCCCCAGAGGTCTTCAAAGGCATCAAGGAAAGGTTCGACAAGATCCAGTCTTGCTTACCTCCCAAACAACAAGTGGCCTGGAACGCGCAAGAGCTCTTTGACGAATTGACCAAAGTTGTTCCGAAGATCCTCAGGACCCATTCGGTCTCCATCTATGTCGATGGTCTCAATTACTCAGAAGGCGGAACGGCCCCCAAGCTTGTGCAAGACTTTTCCAAGTTGGTCGAAAAGTCTCGGATTCCCACCAAGGATCCCACTACAACTCACAGACTACGAATCATCTTTTCTAGTACGCCTTATCCTATGAAAGATCCCTTTCCTAGATCGTGTATTcaagttgatgagaagaatggaCCAAGTTTGAAAAAGCATTTGGAAGGGCTGCTCTCTAATATCGACCTCAATACACAACTCTTAGTCTCCACAAAGGCTGGATCTTCATTCATCTCGGCTCGTTTGATTGTGAATCATATCAAGCTCTTTGGGCCTGGACAGTCATCCCTTGTTCAACAGCCATCGCCCACTCCCGCGCCAATCTCTTTCTTGCTAGGCGCTTATTTCCAGGACATGGCACAACAGGGTAGCAATGGTCTCCTTTCACTATTCAAATGGTGTTGCTTGTCATCAAGGCCACTTAGTCTGCCTGAGCTTCGGGTCGCTTTGGCTCTCGATGCCCTCCCCAAAGTCGTTTCCGTCGAGGAGTTGTCCCAGACAGAGTACTTGACGCGATATGGTTCTGACGAGAGCTTCCAATCCTGGATTAAGACTACTTCTTGGGGTCTTCTTGAAGTTGTGACTGTGGGTGGTCAAAAGGTCGTGAAGCCTATGCATGACAGCGTGTCGGATTTCTTTATCACCAAGGGGTTGGATATCCTTTCTTACAAAGCTCAGGCTGCAAGTACCActgcctctcctcttcagcaggCTCATCATTTCATCGCCACTTGTATCCTACGATATCTTGCAATCCTGCCTAAAGAACCAAGATGGGAGTCTATGGTTCACACAGACCCAGCCCTCCGACTTGTCGGATACGCTGCTAGCTGGTCTTATCACATCACTTCAGCAGGTTTGGGCAAACAAGAAGCCTCGAAGCTCCTGAAGGTGCTGGGTTGGCCGTCGGATCAAACACTCAATGTCTTGGTCAAACTTGGTCTCGGTGATCTCCAGGGGACACTCTGGACTCACCTATTTGCCATCTATGGCCATGCTTATTTCCTGTCAGTGGCTATTAGAAAAGCTGGGAATGATGTCATTGATGTCCAGGATCGCCAGAAGAGGACGCCTTTACACCTAGCTGCTCTTCATGGCCACTCGACTGTATCAAAGCAACTTCTCAAGTCGGGAGCAAAGACGAATGGCCAGGCAGTTAGCGGGGATACAGCTCTTCACTTTGCGGTCCTTCAAGGTCACCAAAGTATCATAAAGTACCTGCTTGAGCGCGATCCGAATTTGATCAATATTGCAGATGGTCAGTCGCATACGCCACTGTTTTCGGCCGTCTTTCGTGGAAGCTCGTCAGCTGTGAAGCTTTTGCTTGATAGAAGAGCCGACCTTAAGGCTCTGGACACATATGGCAACTCTGTCCTCCATCATGCTGTGGATATAGAAAAGTCCAGTGTCATAAAGTTGCTTCTGGATAGTGGCTTAGATGTCAATCGACAGAATGCCCAGGGTCGTACCCCTTTACATCTTGCCATTGTTGGAGACCACTCTTCCGCTGTCAAGGCATTGCTTGAGAGACGTTCTCGAACAGATATTGCAGATAATCTCGGCAGAAGAGCTCTCCACGAGGCAGTTTTATCAGGGAGCAAGGCTTGCACCCAACTTCTGTTGAAGCACAGAGTAGCCATTGATGCAAGGGACAACGACGGTCAGACGGCACTAGTATATGCTATTCAAGGTCGCCACGGGAGCCTCTTGAAACTTTTACTTGAGGGTGATACCGATATCAATGCCATGGACAAGTATGGCTTCACCATGACCATGGTTGCTGTTCAAGCATCTGACGAGAAACTCACCCGAATCCTGTTGGAAAAGAATCCGGATCTTGATCGACTAAGTCATGAAGGACACACCGTCGCTTTCTATGCCGTTTTTAGAGGGAAAGCAGTATCATTTCTGTCTGAAGAAGAACAATCAATCGCTTCGTTGCTCTTCAGGCGCTATCAAAAAAGGTATCAGGTGTGGCATCCTGAGTGGAAGGAATGCAAACAAGAGTTCATGGCCAAAcatgggaagaagaaagacgcAAGCAGTAACGTCAAGAGTAAAGCCAAACTTTCCAAGGCTAAGAACGCCCCTCTGCCATCCAACAAAGATGCTGCTTCAAAGCCTCGAAGATCCTCCAAGGTCCCGGCCAATGTCGTCTCAAAGACACACAGCAGTGTCCCTAAACAACCTGATGAACCTAAGAGACTTCAAGAGGCTCAAAGACCTCCTAAACCTGCGCCGCAGAGTGAAGTGGCAGGAAAGCCCCAGAGCCAGTGTCAGAACCAAGGTCGACCTCAGACGACGGCCAATACATCCGCCCCTTTAGCCCCTAGCAACTCAGTGCCGAAGGTCTCTACAGGAGTGCAAGGAAACCAGATGAATACCCCCAGCAACTCTATGGCAGCGCCTGTAAAGCCGGGGGTGCAGCAAGCCAGACCAGTTTCCTCCTTCGCAGGTTACCAACCTCCCTGGTTCCCCAGCGGGAGTGAAAGCGGAAGTGGTTTAGatgccaaagccaaggaacAGTCCTCAAAGCCTGCCCAGGCTCCTTATCCTGGTAGCCCCTCCTCTACTTCTGCTCCGGCAAAGGCCCCTATGGTACAAAGAGGAAGTTGGGATATTTACAGTTCCCTAGCATCAGGGTCTCCAGCACCTGCTCAGACCGTACAGTCTCAGAAAGCGTATGTTCCATATCCTGGTACGCCCCAAACAAGCCCGGGAGCAAGCCCGGCTTCAGCCCAGTCCTTCCAGACGCTGCAACCGGTTTCCGCTGGCAGAGCCCAAAAGACTTCTTCACCCACAGCTCCAGTGCCTTTGAGCCAGTTCGAGAAGAGGTATTCTGTACCCTCGCTCAACTCTTGGGGGCAGCCTGGAAGTGGTAGTTCTGTCTCTACCTCTCCAGCTAGCCAAAATACACCAACACAAGCATATCAAGCATTTGTTGCCGCGTCCCAGAGGCCAAATATGTCACAACAACAGATTAATGCACCTTATCAGAAGCCAGTAAATCCACTCCCTTCAGCCAAACCTCTTATGCCTCAGGTAATACGCAAACCGGTCGGAGGACAGCCTATTGTGCCGGCTGAGAAGCCCATTCAGCAATCTTCCTTTCTGCGGTGGCAACAACCGCAAGCTCCATCAGGAGCAAAGTCTCCTCCGGTACCGATGCAGGCACAAGTCGGTACGACACAGTCTTTGCCGAGAAAGCCGCATGTCCCTCCACAGGCTCCCACGAGTAAGTCACAAGCTCCACCCAGTACGACGCAATCAACATCAGGGAAGAATCAAAGTGCAAGTGGCCCAAGTGGTCCAGTGCCATATCTACCAAACAAGGCTCCGGCTTCTACTGGGACGTCGCAGCCTGCACCTACCAAGGATCAAGTTCATCCTCTGACAGCACAAGCTCCACCAGGGAAGcctcaagttcaaggtcaTATGCCTCTAAGAAACCCTCAAGCTGCTCCTGGGGTAGTGCAGCCCCAGATGGCCAAACCCCAGGGACAAGCTCAGACTCATCCGCCGAGTGGAAAGACAGCTCCCATACCATCCAAgtctcaagctcctcctgaAGCAACACAAACTCAAGTTGCCAAACCCCGTATGCAGCCTCAGGCTCAAATTGGCAAGCCAGCACCAGTGCCACCGAAGTTTCAAACACCAACTGGCGCAGCACAACCCCAAACAGCCAAGCCTCAGGCACAAGATGGAAAAGCAGAGACCCAAGCACACAAGATGCAGGGCCCCCCAGGAACCTCGCAGACTGCATCAGGAAAGCCTCAGGGCCAAGGAGATTTACCTTCACAGAAGCCTCAAGTACCTACTTCAAAAGCTCCAAGCCAGCCAACAAAACCTTCAATTCAAAGTGGTACATCTGCACAGAAACAGCCTGCTGTCCCTAAGCCTTCTGTCGTAGCCCCTGCAAAACCTTTCGCTGCCCCTATTCAGACTCAAAAGGCAATTCCCGATCAAAGAAAGCCCGTCCCATCACATATTGGATCAAGCCGTGGGGGTGCCGAATCTCCTACAAGCATTCCAGTACAAGGAACTTCTGGCCAGAAAACCCATCAGTATATCGACAAGAATTCCACAATATCTCCAGTACCTCATTACCCTGAACCCTTCTATCGTGGACAATACGGCGAACAGACGCAAGCCTCAACTTTTACGTCGACCAGAGAATTTACAAACAGCTACGACCCAAACACGCAACTGACGGGTACGAGTAGTATGTCCAGTGGCAAGATGGCTGCAGCCGCCGGTGTTGGTGTCTTGGCTGGAGCTGCTGGTGGTTATTTCCTGTCTTCCGAGGTCCGTGAAGACCACTCTAATCCAAGCATCACCGATGAAAGCAGCTATATCCACATGGATGCTGGTATGAGCCAGCAATCTGCATATGACTCTGATGGGGAATTGGAAACACATGTAGAGTTTTCAGATCATTCTGAAGAGTTTTCCGAGTCCGAAAACGACGCCAACTCTATCAATGATAGTGACTCTGGTGGCTTTTTGTCCGATGAAGAGTATGAGCTTTCTGACTCTGAGGTTTCTGGAGGTCAAGCTTCATCCGATGACGAGATCTCGGATTGGGAAGAGTCAGACGCAGAATCGATTCATGAAGTCTCAGACTCTGATGAGATTGACCTAGATAGCCCATACATGTCCGCCGATTTtacagatgatgaagcttcAGAAGCAGAGGATCTTGGTGCTTGCGGCTTGCAAGCTGAGTCTGATAGTGACCTCAACACAGACCCAGGCCAAGTCAGTGCTGGAGAAGACTCCGGATCCGACGAGAAAGAATCTGTTAACAACGAatccgatgatgagcttgaagagtcGGTTCAGTCTATGGGGTTTCAGCAACACAGTTATACCAACCAACACTATCAACAACAAGGGTACTTGAATGAGCAATACCAGCAGGCCATACCTGAAGAGCCCGAGTTCGAGGAATATGTGCAGCCAGATTTCCAACCTCAGTATCAGCAGCAAGGTTATTTCAATAGTCAATATCAGCAACAGGTAGCTCAGCAAAGCGATTCAGAAGAGGACGAACCCCGAGGTTttcaccaacaacatcaacagcaaagcTACTACTATCAACACAATCAAGTAGCTGAGCAAATTGAATCGGAAGAGGATGAGCCACAAAGTTTCCAAacccagcagcatcaacagcagcaaggcTATTATGGTGGGCATCTGCAAAATCAAGGCCCTGAACAAAGCgagtctgaagaagagccctATCAACAGTACCAGCAGCAGGGTTACCACAGGGGGCAGAATCACCAGCAAGCAACTCAACAATACGATtctgaaggtgaagaagggcAACAGGCTGCACAAGGATCCGGTAACTACGATAGCAACCAAGAGGTTGAGAGTGATCAAGACGTAAATAATGGCTATAGCAGCGATGAGCAGGGCCAACAGGCTGCCAGCGGGCAATACATTGGAGGAGGCTGGGGCAACAACTATGATTCTGATTATTAG